The DNA region CGGCACCCCGGCCGAACTGGCCGCCGCCAAGGCCGGCAAGCCGGTGCCGGTCTATTGCGCGGAAATGCATGACGTCCAGGCGGACATCGCCTGCGACTTCGGCCTGTCTTTCGACCATTTCGGCCGCTCTTCCAGCGAACGCAACCACGTTCTGACCCAGCATTTCGCCGGCAAGCTGGACGAGAACGGCTGGATCTCCGAGGTCGAGGAAAAGCAGGTCTACTCCATCGACGACGGCCGCTTCCTGCCCGACCGCTATATCGAGGGCACTTGCCCGAACTGCGGCTACGACAAGGCCCGCGGCGACCAGTGCGAGAACTGCACCAAGCAGCTCGACCCCACCGACCTGATCGAGCCGCGCTCGGCGATCAGCGGCAGCACCAATCTGGAAGTGCGGGCGACCAAGCACCTTTACCTGCGCCAGCGCGCGCTGAAGGACCGGATCGCGGCCTGGATCGACAGCAAGACCGACTGGCCGATCCTGACCACCTCGATCGCGCGGAAATGGCTGAACGACGGCGACGGGCTGCAGGACCGGGGCATCACCCGCGACCTCGATTGGGGCATCCCGGTGAAGAAGGGCGACCAGCCCTGGCCGGGGATGGAGGGCAAGGTCTTCTACGTCTGGTTCGATGCGCCCATCGAATATATCGCCGCCACCGCCGAGGGCACCGACAAGGCCGGCCTGCCCGACAGCGCCTGGCGCCGCTGGTGGCGCCTGGACGAGGGCGCCGAGGACGTGACCTATACCCAGTTCATGGGCAAGGACAACGTGCCCTTCCACACGCTCAGCTTCCCGGCCACCATCATCGGCTCGGGCGAGCCCTGGAAGCTGGTCGATTACATCAAGTCCTTCAACTACCTGACCTATGACGGCGGCCAGTTCTCGACCAGCCAAGGCCGCGGCGTGTTCATGGACCAGGCGCTGTCGATCCTGCCCGCCGATTACTGGCGCTGGTGGCTGCTGTCCCACGCCCCCGAATCCGGCGACAGCGAGTTCACCTGGGACAATTTCCAGCAGTCGGTCAACAAGGACCTGGCCGACGTGCTGGGCAATTTCGTCAGCCGCATCACCAAATTCTGCCGCAGCAAGTTCGGCGAGACCATCCCCGCAGGCGGCAGCTACGGCCCCGAGGAGGAGGCGCTGATCGAGGCGCTGACCACCCGCATCCGCGCCTATGAAGGCTTCATGGACCATACCGAGATCCGCAAATCCGCCGCCGAGTTGCGCGCGATCTGGGTGCTCGGCAACGAATACCTGCAATCCGCCGCGCCCTGGTCCACCTTCAAGACCGACCCGGTCAAGGCCGCGATGCAGGTCCGTCTGGGCCTGAACCTGATCCGGCTCTATGCCGTGCTCTCTGCGCCCTTCATCCCCTTCGCCTCCGATGCGATGCTGGCGGCGATGCGCACCGAGGACCGCAGCTGGCCCGACGATGTCCGCGCCGCACTGGCGGCGCTGCCCGCCGGGCATGGCTTCGCCGTGCCCGAGGTGCTTTTCGCCAAGATCGCCGACGAAAGCCGCGACGAATGGCAGCAGCGCTTCCAGGGGATCCGGAGCTGACCCTGCGCGTTGAAGCCCGGACGCAGGAGAACGCATGACCCATTGCATCCTTATCGGCGCCCCGGTGGACGAAGGCCAAAGGCGGCCCGGCTGCCTGATGGGGCCGGCGGCCTATCGCGTGGCCGGGCTGGCCTCGACCCTCGCGGCCCTGGGCCATACCGTCGAGGACCGCGGCGACGTCGCCCCGGCGCCCGGCCGCGACCAGGCTTGCGCCAACCCCGCCGTGCATCACCTGCCCGAGATCGTGGCCTGGACCGAGGCCCTGGCCGCCGCCGGTGCCACCGCGATGGAGGACGGCCTGCCGATCTTCCTGGGCGGCGACCATGCCCTGGCGCTGGGAACGCTCGCCGGCGTCGCGGCCCACGCCCACGCGGCCGGCCGGCCGCAATTCGTGCTGTGGCTGGACGCGCATGCCGATTTCCACACCCTCGAGACCAGCGTGTCCGGCAACCTGCACGGCACGCCCATGGCCTATGCCGCCGGCCGGCCGGGCTTCGATCCCTTCCCACCTTTCCCGGCGCCGA from Paracoccus aminovorans includes:
- the metG gene encoding methionine--tRNA ligase, giving the protein MARHLITSAIPYINGIKHLGNLVGSQLPADLYARYLRAREHEVMFICATDEHGTPAELAAAKAGKPVPVYCAEMHDVQADIACDFGLSFDHFGRSSSERNHVLTQHFAGKLDENGWISEVEEKQVYSIDDGRFLPDRYIEGTCPNCGYDKARGDQCENCTKQLDPTDLIEPRSAISGSTNLEVRATKHLYLRQRALKDRIAAWIDSKTDWPILTTSIARKWLNDGDGLQDRGITRDLDWGIPVKKGDQPWPGMEGKVFYVWFDAPIEYIAATAEGTDKAGLPDSAWRRWWRLDEGAEDVTYTQFMGKDNVPFHTLSFPATIIGSGEPWKLVDYIKSFNYLTYDGGQFSTSQGRGVFMDQALSILPADYWRWWLLSHAPESGDSEFTWDNFQQSVNKDLADVLGNFVSRITKFCRSKFGETIPAGGSYGPEEEALIEALTTRIRAYEGFMDHTEIRKSAAELRAIWVLGNEYLQSAAPWSTFKTDPVKAAMQVRLGLNLIRLYAVLSAPFIPFASDAMLAAMRTEDRSWPDDVRAALAALPAGHGFAVPEVLFAKIADESRDEWQQRFQGIRS
- the rocF gene encoding arginase, with product MTHCILIGAPVDEGQRRPGCLMGPAAYRVAGLASTLAALGHTVEDRGDVAPAPGRDQACANPAVHHLPEIVAWTEALAAAGATAMEDGLPIFLGGDHALALGTLAGVAAHAHAAGRPQFVLWLDAHADFHTLETSVSGNLHGTPMAYAAGRPGFDPFPPFPAPIPAENICMFGIRSVDPAELSALRETEITVNDMRVLDEHGIVAPLRAFLDRVRAAQGLLHVSLDVDFLDPSLAPAVGTTVPGGTTFREAHLVCELLHDSGLMTSLDLVELNPFLDERGRTAKLMVDLVGSLMGRKVFDRPTRSY